In Heteronotia binoei isolate CCM8104 ecotype False Entrance Well chromosome 5, APGP_CSIRO_Hbin_v1, whole genome shotgun sequence, the DNA window TTAACGCTGTTTCTATTTCTGCATCTCAAGGGACGGGTCACAAGAGGACATCAGAGAGAGACACATCATTTCCAAAACTCTCGCAAGGTAACTTAGAGTTCCACCCTTTGTGCGGGATGTCATCTCATGTCCtgggatgtcacttccagctcaAAAAGTCAGCTGGTGGCACTTCCTGAGCTCCACCCCTTCCCATGATGTCACATGgtgcccccaaaccccaccccatcctgtgatgtcactttcagaccACTCCCACAGACCCACCTCTTCCTCCAAAGTGACTCTCGTGCATTTGACATTTAGTCTCTGCGGCGCATTCCCAAAAATCATCATAAGTCAGTAAAGtagatttatttttgtatcccgccctcccccgccaaaggcaggctcagggcggctcacagacatgggacaaccatgatttcaataaatacaatcaagacaaaagcagattaaaatacaattaggttACCGTTAtggattatttaaaatagataaaacagctgttataaatTAAAAGTcaataattaaggtgctacagttcacagttatgtataagatggctaggtggctacaagtcaatttagccgggttctgtcttaaaagcaagctgaaagaggatggttttgcaagccctgcggaactgactcaagtcccgcagggctcgcaccacctccggaagttgattccaccattggggggccattgctgaaaaggcttgctccctcgttgttttcaatctagcctctcttggcccagggatttttaaaaggttttgagaacaagatctcagtgctctctggggaacatatggggagaggcgatccctaaggtaggcaggtcctccgccatatatggctttaaaggtaataaccagcaccttatagcgaacacagtacacaaccggcagccagtgcagatcccgcagtccaggccgcacgtgttcccaccgaggtagtcccaccaacagcctggccgccgcgttctgcactacctgaagtttccgtgttcggcataagggcagccccatgtagaggacattacagtagtctagtctcgaggtgaccattgcgtggatcacagttgctaggtcgctgcgctccaagaagggatcTCATAGATCTCATTGCTGCTGCTAAACAGAACACAGTGCTGCTTTGTATCCAACTGAACTCAATTTTGTGAAAGGAATGGATGTATACACAGAGTGGCACAGCATCCTCTTTAACAAAAGCAATGAGATGATTTTGCAGGGAAAATGTGTTGAATTTACCGGCTATTGGAATCTAAAGATCCATTCAGTGGAGCAACACAGCTCTTTTGGAGCCAGTACAGCAGAGAGATTGtgaactttgaaaagacattgaattAACCCTTCATAAAGAACTTTGGTTTGAGATGGACTATATATAGTATATTTTATTCattgaggagagagagagagagagagacagagagggagggagagagagggagggagggagggagggagggagagctcatACAATACTCAGAGGCTTTTGTCTCCCACTATGTGGTGCAATATTGGATTGTGATATGAATAGTGAAATCGTATTTCATGTGGAATATTGAATATTCAGTCCAGATGGATGGCGGGTATATTTGTACATCACAGACATAGAATTTACATATATAATGTCTAAGGAATTTAGTAAAATTGCATTAATTTCCTATTATAGACCTGGTGTTCTATGGCATCTTTGAGGGTGCAGGGAATGACAATCCCTGGAAGTTGCAGAAACATTCCGGGAATGTAATTCCACTCTTGCCGTCCTTGAAGCCAgccaggcatccttaggaccagggactatgagcagatgttgagcagcagaactCAGAGCCCGGGGGTTCgtatgggaagaggcggtccagtaaagggttgatgctttgagccagcttgtctctactgaatggacctgagactgggtgcctgagtgagtaccctGACCTGGAAACCAACAACCAAAAGGGGAAATTCCACTGGCAAGCCACTGCCTGGCGGGGGGAGGAGAAACTAGCAATGCCCAGCTTTTTCATgatttcctaggctcagagcattgtatatttttagtttctgctgtgatccttgtcctttttcttgatgtattatttttaaagttgttttgcCAAATCTCtactccacctttccattttaggcagacATCTTTTAATGGTAGAGGGAGGAAGGTTTGAGAGACCCGACCTGGGCTGACGGAGCCCAGCTCCTCACACTGGGCACTGCCCTCACTTTCCCCCACACCCTGGCACAGCACAGATGCCCTTTTTAAGACTGCTGCAAAACATCTGTATTTGGCCAGCACAACGACGCTCCAATGAGCCATTTTGAAGCAGAGATACACCCACTGCTTGCTTTCTCCAGCTCTGGACCTTGATTACTTGCTTCCCAGAACCTGCAGCACCTGCAAAACTGTAAATAAGCGATGTGCTTCTAGAGGACAGCTGGTGGGGcatggctggctggctctctCACTCACCTGGATGGACTCAGCTGGAGGCTTCATCAGGGCCAAGCTCTCaggtgttggagggagggagggaggcagagaagcTATGAAACCCACATATGACGAGGGCTCTTCACTGCTTGTCACCTTCCATCCGAGCAGAGGCACGTCTGTTCACCCCTCCTGGGGTTGGCGAGCCCCCGTTAAGTCCAAGGGCAGCGGAGGAGAGGAAGTGGCTGTGGCTGAAGGGGCACAAGAGTTTACAGAGGCCACACTGGCCCCTGGGCTTCCATTTGGCCGGACTGGAAACAGGTGTGAGGATATTTTGGCTCTGGACAACAGCTGCTGCCACATGTCCCTGTTCCGCCCCCTCTGGCCGGGACTCAGCactcatatgccacacacaccctgacatcatcggaaggtgtactaaatgatatgagctcagcatctaccttaacatgcttattgaattagaactgtcataataaaacctgactcccatcatactttttgcattactttctcctatgtggccacagtggcatgatgaagatttctatctgtttgCTTTATGAGTTTGGGTGATTTCCCCATTTCTTGTGGGGAAAAACATTAGAAcgtttgtccaatcttagagtgcagcaaaattctcacagggggtttgaacagtggagcccagaagcaagttgggggggggggagtgtgagaaaaaagagcacagtaaaatctAGAGGTTCCGGATAAAATCAcaggctctgctcctgtgagctcctgcccaaaatgaagcctgactACAATTATCAGCCCCGTGCCGACCCATGGGGCCAGAAAATGGAGTCTGCGCGCTGAAGCAGGCTTGTAGCTGTGCTGCCTTCAGTAGCCAAGCCAGCCGCCCACTGGACAGGTTCTCggcctaggcagctgcctacttcatagaatcatcgagtcggaagggacctccagggtattctagtacttggcctactcctatgTGCCAGCCCTGGGTGTTGAAGAATGCAGCTGTGACGCAAGATCCttccacactgagcattcaaaaggtttcaccTGTGTGTGAATTCTTAGATACTTTTGTAGACTGGAACTCACGTTGAATCTCTTCTATATGCTGTGCATTCCAAATTGTCCTCCGCTGTGCagattctttgatgctgttgaagattcgAAATGAATTTCTTTCCATGCTATTGAGCATTcaaatgcttttgaagactggctTTCAAACTGAATGTCTTCCcaaactctgagcattcaaaatgtaTATCGCCTGTATGTGTTCTTAGATGCTGTTAAAGAAAGTCATTACAACTGAATCTCTgcgcattcaaatggtttctctcctATCTGAATTCTTCACTGCTGTTGAAGGCTGGAACTCACatagaatctctttccacactctaagcttTAAAGTTTCTCCCTAGTGTGCGTTTTTTGGtgcttttgaagactggaacTCACACTGAatatctttccacactctgagcattgaaaaagtttctcccctgtgtgggttctctgatgctcttgaagactgtcacactgactgaatctctttccacactctgagcattcaaacggtttctcccctgtgtgggttctcttatgCTGTTGAAGACCACCAtttctactgaatctctttccacactctgagcattcaaaaggtttctcccctgtgtgggttcttagatgcttctGAAGAGCGCCActgcaactgaatctctttccacactctgagcattcaaatggtttctctcctgtgtgggttctctgatgctgttgaagatttccactctgactgaatctctttccacactctgaacattcaaatggtttctctcctgtgtgggttctctgatgatttaGAAGGCTGAaattccgactgaatctctttccacactctgcgcattcaaaatgtttttctcctgtgtggattctttgatgattctgaagactggaattcacactaaatctctttccacactctgagcattcaaaaggtttctctcctgtgtgggttctttgatgatattgaagactggaattcacactatatctctttccacactctgagcattcaaaaggtttctcccctgtgtgattttttagatgcttttgaagactgccactctgagtgaatctctttccacattctgagcattcaaaaggtttctcccctgtgtgggttcttagatgcttttgaagagtgccactctgactgaatctctttccacactctgagcatgcaaaaggtttctcccctgtgtgcgttctctgatgcAGCTGAAGACGGCCACcctgactgaatctttttccacactctgagcatgcaaaaggtttctcccctgtgtgagtttttagatgcttttgaagactgtcactctgactgaatctctttccacactctgagcatgccaaagatttctcccctgtgtgggttctttggtgtgaTCGAAAATTGGAATTctcactgaacctctttccacactctgtgcattcaaaaggtttctcccctgtgtgggttcttagatgcttttgaagactggaattcacactgaatttctttccacactctgaacattcgaaaggtttctcccctgtgtgggttctctgatgacactgaagactGGAATtcaaactgaatctctttccacactctaagcattcaaacggtttctcccctgtgtgggttctattaTGCAGTTGAAGACCACCAtttctactgaatctctttccacactctgagcattcaaatggtttctcccctgtgtgggttctttgatgatactgaagatggaCACActgactgaatgtctttccacactctgagcattcaaaaggtttctcccctgagtggattctttgatgcctttgaagattgccactgccactaaatctctttccacactctaagcattgaAACGGTttatcccctgtgtgggttctttgatgatactgaagactgctacactgactgaatctctttccacactctgagcattcaaaaggtttctcccctgtgtgggttctttggttcTTTTGTAGCCTGAAATTCATACTGAGCTTCTTTCTACACTCTGAGAATTCAACATGTTTCTGTACTGTGTGTATTCTTTGGTGTACTAAAAGCTGTGTtctgtatctgaagtactttccacaataATGGCATTTATATGCCTTCCTTTGACTGGTGAATGTCATTCCATTTTCTGAACAGATGAACAGTTTCATTCCTGAAAGAGTCCGTTGGTGACGGCTGCAGACAGGGATTTCATGGAACCTGCTTCCTTGGCGAGGAATAGTCTTCACCCCCCTTTTCAGTGTATGGTTTCCTTCCTGCCTCTGTGGTTCATCTCTGTTCTCGAAGTTTCCTTCAGCCTGTTCAATCTTGGCTTTTTCCAGTGAGAACCGGTGAAATTCCCCAACTGGCTGTTCAAcatctcctgctggaataaagagggaAGTTGAATCATAACTCATGCAAGGAGCCAAGGCACCTACCACAAACTCCTAATTAATGACTATGCAATTTTGACTCCTGAACTGTCTGTCTGCCTTTCCTGGCCAACCTCCTATAGAGCTTTTTCTACATTTTGACCATCCCGgcccgccccccctccaaaaaactcCCTAAATGAAGGGAAAAGGTGGCAAAGATATTTTCCTCTGTGCTTCCCATTTGCATTGCCATGAAGGTCCTTTGgcctgcagtttggtgtagtggttaagtgtgcagactctcaccatggagaaccaggtttgattccccactcctccacttgcacctgctggaatggccttgggtcagccacagctgtcgtaggagttgtccttgaaaaggtagcttctgggagagctctctcagctccacccacctcacagggtatctgttgtgggggagggagctaaaggagattgtgactgctctgattcagagtataggacgggatataaatccattatctccTTCTTCTTGTGACATTCCTACAAGTGGCGCAGTGAACAGGGACCCCTCTTATCAACGCCTGGCATAGGCCCCTTGCGTGCACTCAGTCCTTCTCAACGAGCCCTTCATTGGTGAGTATGGGAGGACAGTTCCCACAAACCCAGCAGAAACATTTGGAGGAGCTGCGGTTCCTCATTCAGAAGTACAGCGGGTCCATGACTTCTGGGCAACTTAAGAGTctcttacaagagatcagtaagcaatgcccctggtacccggagggaggttctcttaaacttcgggactgggagaagatagggaagacctttcacacagagcctCAAGCCTCTGTGGAACTTCTGCCGGCCTGGCATAAATgtaggtatgcagtagagaaatttatgcctgtttctaacacaagccagctctccaaagattgtcccccaAAATACGCTGTtgtccaacttgtgccccctgcccttcctcctccttctcctccaccaatggctccacccgtgggcccaccatctaacgccCCGGGACaaatggtctgtgaagttttggagaaggaaattggaagatgtcccagaattggcagaaatgttgtctaatcgtcctgtacatttgacaggggaaggGTTGGATGACCTTTTATcggtatgcccagtaacatatgcacaAAATGAGAATGAGCAACAGATCGTTAACTGTGCTGCATTTCCCCACTCTGTTctgagtgaaattcaaaaggctatcagagatatgggcataGAGGGAACCGATGTGCAAAGTGTTTTAGAAGGAATCTCTAATGGCTACACTGTGATTCCTCAAGACTGAAGAAATATGATGgggatgatgttaactcctggacagtatgtggtatgggacagtgaatattttaatttggctgatgttcaagggcgtggcttatactgctgaacaaatatatggatctggacagttcagaACTATCGAAGCACAAATTGCGCTCCCTGTTGCAACCCTTGCTGTTGTGtctaaatgtgctttacaggcctttgccAAAGTACCTACAGAAGGGAAATCAGCCCATAGTTCTGCAACTGtttgtcaaaagccacaagagtcctatttagactttatcaactgtcttcaggcagcaatcagaagacaggttgataatcctgatgcagcaggagaattgatgacGAAATTGgcaaaggaaaatgctaatttggttTCAGAAAGattcccgtggcgcagagtgataaagctgcagtattgcagtcttgagctctgcacacggcctgagtttgatcctggcggaagcttgtTTCAGGTAACTGCCTCAAGGTtacttccaaggttggtcaaatgagtacccagtttgttggggagaaagtgtaaaagacacactttacGTAGCAACAGCGCTCAGCACAGCAGGCTGAAATTGCTGCTTTCAGCTCCATTTACAAAAGGAtttcaacttaatagttgacaccttatatgcatttaattcgattcatcaacttcctggtgcatgtatcactTCCCAAATTGACCTTGATTCGATtgactatatttttaatcttgcagtttttaatttcttgctgtGAGTTACCTTTTTCTGTTGCTACTCTTCGAAGCCATTCTAATCTTCCTGACTTGAATGCTCAGGGCGATGCATACGCTGATAAGGCTTAAAAGGTGTTACGTCTGTATTTACTGATCCCTTTCTCAGTCATAGTTATTTCCACCAAAATGCTAAAGCACTAGCCAAAACAGTTCTTGCTACCTTTGA includes these proteins:
- the LOC132570884 gene encoding oocyte zinc finger protein XlCOF6-like, which encodes MKEKIAVVAMAARAEARYEMAPAIEKDYSMEFRCYPMLNPSLLDHTAPYRNYFQMVAIHISAGAVLGTSWIRYIGEKLFSVMNVSKSKLYTCLNTILRIAAAQILTPESDAIIQSTSPGLIENQIPDSCSSVDMWGPSLKMEAEVSEEEGSPLEEEQKTQAQERAQEALSHGDVEQPVGEFHRFSLEKAKIEQAEGNFENRDEPQRQEGNHTLKRGVKTIPRQGSRFHEIPVCSRHQRTLSGMKLFICSENGMTFTSQRKAYKCHYCGKYFRYRTQLLVHQRIHTVQKHVEFSECRKKLSMNFRLQKNQRTHTGEKPFECSECGKRFSQCSSLQYHQRTHTGDKPFQCLECGKRFSGSGNLQRHQRIHSGEKPFECSECGKTFSQCVHLQYHQRTHTGEKPFECSECGKRFSRNGGLQLHNRTHTGEKPFECLECGKRFSLNSSLQCHQRTHTGEKPFECSECGKKFSVNSSLQKHLRTHTGEKPFECTECGKRFSENSNFRSHQRTHTGEKSLACSECGKRFSQSDSLQKHLKTHTGEKPFACSECGKRFSQGGRLQLHQRTHTGEKPFACSECGKRFSQSGTLQKHLRTHTGEKPFECSECGKRFTQSGSLQKHLKNHTGEKPFECSECGKRYSVNSSLQYHQRTHTGEKPFECSECGKRFSVNSSLQNHQRIHTGEKHFECAECGKRFSRNFSLLNHQRTHTGEKPFECSECGKRFSQSGNLQQHQRTHTGEKPFECSECGKRFSCSGALQKHLRTHTGEKPFECSECGKRFSRNGGLQQHKRTHTGEKPFECSECGKRFSQCDSLQEHQRTHTGEKLFQCSECGKIFSVSSSLQKHQKTHTREKL